A single genomic interval of Mycosarcoma maydis chromosome 8, whole genome shotgun sequence harbors:
- a CDS encoding putative acetyl-CoA C-acetyltransferase gives MASQAFIVAAKRTPFGAFGGKLAGFSASQLGGLASKAALSELPSSTKVDATIFGNVHASDSTAAYLARHVGHHAGLPVTVPALTVNRLCGSGFQSIINAVHEIRVGDSAVVLTGGTESMSQAPYTLSGVRFGNTRYGQDLKLVDSLAAALTDQVPTPTPMGITAENLAAKYGITRQQCDEYALQSQQRYQKALADGAFKDEIVPVEIKSKKATESFQVDEHPRAKTTVESLGKLPSVFKKEGTVSAGNASGICDGAAANVIASEEALNKFGLKPLARIVSYGVTACEPSIMGIGPVEASKLALSRAGLKVSDMDLIEVNEAFAAQFLSVQKELELPNDKTNVFGGAIALGHPLGASGARIMANLTHNLIRLDKKYALGAACIGGGQGIAIIIERV, from the coding sequence ATGGCGAGTCAGGCATTCATTGTAGCGGCCAAGCGAACTCCGTTTGGAGCGTTCGGTGGCAAGCTCGCTGGCTTCAGCGCTTCGCAGCTGGGTGGTCTTGCGTCCAAGGCGGCACTCTCTGAGCTGCCCTCCTCGACCAAGGTCGACGCTACGATTTTCGGTAATGTTCACGCGAGCGACAGTACAGCTGCATACCTGGCGCGTCACGTTGGACACCATGCGGGACTGCCCGTGACAGTGCCTGCTTTGACGGTGAACCGACTGTGCGGATCGGGTTTTCAGAGCATCATCAATGCTGTCCACGAGATCCGCGTGGGCGACTCGGCCGTCGTGCTGACCGGCGGTACCGAGTCCATGTCTCAGGCGCCGTACACTCTGTCCGGCGTGAGGTTTGGCAACACGAGGTACGGCCAGGATCTCAAGTTGgtcgactcgctcgccgcGGCATTGACGGATCAGGTTCCTACGCCGACACCGATGGGTATCACGGCTGAAAACTTGGCGGCCAAGTATGGCATCACGAGACAGCAGTGTGACGAGTACGCGTTGCAGTCGCAACAGCGCTACCAGAAGGCGTTGGCAGACGGAGCGTTCAAGGACGAAATTGTGCCTGTCGAGATCAAGTCAAAGAAAGCTACCGAGAGCTTCCAAGTGGACGAACACCCGCGTGCCAAGACCACTGTGGAAAGTCTCGGAAAGCTCCCCAGCGTTTTCAAGAAGGAAGGCACCGTTTCTGCCGGTAATGCCAGTGGTATCTGCGACGGTGCAGCCGCCAACGTTATCGCTTCGGAGGAAGCGCTGAACAAGTTCGGCCTGAAGCCTTTGGCACGTATTGTTTCGTACGGTGTCACTGCCTGCGAACCCAGCATCATGGGAATCGGGCCCGTCGAAGCGTCCAAGCTGGCGCTTAGCCGCGCCGGACTCAAGGTGTCGGACATGGATCTCATCGAGGTCAACGAGGCCTTCGCAGCGCAGTTCCTGTCCGTCcagaaggagctcgagctgcccAACGACAAGACTAACGTCTTCGGTGGCGCGATCGCCCTCGGTCACCCTCTTGGCGCTAGTGGCGCTAGGATCATGGCTAACCTCACGCACAATTTGATCAGGCTCGACAAGAAGTATGCGCTCGGCGCCGCGTGCATCGGCGGAGGCCAGGGtatcgccatcatcatcgagcgCGTCTAA
- a CDS encoding putative triose-phosphate isomerase TPI1, with amino-acid sequence MARTFFVGGNWKMNGSLESTKQLTQTLTQAKLDSNVEVVVSPPALHLLAVQEQLKGSKVAVAAQNAYHKPSGAFTGEVSVTMLKDAGIPWVILGHSERRTLFHESDANVAEKTAAALAENLSVILCIGETLEQREANETVNVVVRQLDAVADHVKDWSKIVVAYEPVWAIGTGKVATSEQAQEVHAAIRKWATEKLGKDTADQLRIIYGGSVAAKNCKELAQRPDIDGFLVGGASLKPEFVDIVNANA; translated from the exons ATGGCTCGCACTTTCTTCGTCGGTGGTAACTGGAAGATGAACGGCTCGCTTGAGTCAACCAAGCAGCTCACCCAGACTTTGACAcaggccaagctcgactcCAATGTTG AGGTTGTCGTATCTCCGCCTGCGCTTCACCTGCTTGCCGTCcaggagcagctcaaggGCTCCAAGGTAGCCGTGGCGGCGCAGAACGCCTACCACAAGCCAAGTGGAGCGTTCACTGGCGAGGTCTCAGTTACCATGCTGAAGGACGCCGGTATCCCCTGGGTCATCCTTGGTCACTCGGAGCGACGAACTCTTTTCCACGAATCTGACGCCAACGTTGCCGAAAAGACTGCGGCCGCTCTCGCCGAAAACCTCTCGGTGATCCTCTGCATCGGTGAGACGCTTGAGCAACGCGAAGCCAACGAGACGGtcaacgtcgtcgttcgtcaactcgatgctgtcgctgACCACGTCAAGGATTGGTccaagatcgtcgtcgcgtACGAGCCGGTTTGGGCCATCGGAACGGGCAAGGTGGCCACCTCGGAACAGGCTCAGGAGGTTCACGCTGCGATCCGCAAGTGGGCCACTGAAAAGCTCGGCAAGGACACCGCCGACCAGCTCAGAATCATCTACGGCGGCTCGGTCGCTGCTAAGAACTGCAAGGAGCTCGCTCAGCGACCCGACATCGACGgcttcctcgtcggcgGCGCTTCTCTCAAGCCCGAATTCGTCGATATCGTCAACGCTAACGCTTGA
- a CDS encoding putative profilin, producing the protein MSWQGYVDTNLVGTGKISQAAIIGLKGGVWATSSDFNLTAEEQKAIIAGFDDPSGLQAGGVRANGKKFFTLGVTPRTIYGKQGGDGLVAVKTNQAVLVCVYMAPIVPGEANKVAEGLGDYLVSVGY; encoded by the exons ATGTCTTGGCAAGGATACGTTGACACAAACCTGGTCGGCACGGGCAAGATCAGCCAGGCTGCCATCATCGGTCTCAAAGGTGGTGTTTGGGCGACCAGCTCGGATTTCAAT CTCACTGCCGAAGAGCAAAAAGCAATAATTGCCGGCTTCGACGATCCCTCGGGCTTGCAAGCTGGTGGTGTGCGTGCTAACGGCAAAAAGTTCTTCACACTCGGTGTCACACCAAGGACGATTTACGGAAAGCAAGGT GGAGACGGACTGGTAGCGGTCAAGACCAACCAAGCCGTGCTCGTATGCGTTTACATGGCACCGATCGTCCCCGGCGAAGCCAACAAGGTCGCTGAGGGTCTCGGTG